DNA sequence from the Candidatus Kaistella beijingensis genome:
AAAGAACTATTTAATCGATATTGATGGTACGATTACTGATGATGTTCCGAACGAGGAGCCTGAAAGAATGGTGACTTGTGAACCGTATCCGGATGCGTTGGAAACGATTAACAGATGGTACGACCAAGGACATATTATTTGTTTTTTCACTTCAAGAACTGAAAATTTGAAGCAGATTACGATTGATTGGTTGGATAAACACGGCTTTAAATACCATAGCGTTTTATGCGGTAAACCAAGAGGTGGAAACTATCATTGGATTGATAATCACTTGGTTAAGGCAACAAGATACAAAGGTAAATTTACCGATATGGTCGAGAAACAAGTAACAATTGAAGTTTTTAAAGATTAAGATGAAGATATTAGCAAACGACGGTCTGGATCAATCGGGGATTGATTTGTTGACAGAAAAAGGTTTTGAAGTAATTACCACGAAAGTTCCACAGGAATTTTTGGCAGAATATATTAACGAGCATCAAATAAAAACTTTGTTGGTGAGAAGTGCGACGCAAGTTCGTGCGGAATTAATTGACGCTTGTCCAAGTTTAGAAATTATCGGAAGAGGCGGCGTTGGAATGGACAATATTGATGTAGAGTACGCTCGCTCTAAAGGAATTCACGTGATCAACACTCCTTCTGCATCTTCTGCTTCTGTGGCGGAATTGGTTTTCGCACACTTATT
Encoded proteins:
- a CDS encoding LNS2 domain-containing protein; translated protein: MELEYLDHLSPKLKNGVKNYLIDIDGTITDDVPNEEPERMVTCEPYPDALETINRWYDQGHIICFFTSRTENLKQITIDWLDKHGFKYHSVLCGKPRGGNYHWIDNHLVKATRYKGKFTDMVEKQVTIEVFKD